In Streptomyces violaceusniger Tu 4113, one DNA window encodes the following:
- a CDS encoding NAD(P)/FAD-dependent oxidoreductase → MGKGDAVVVGGGLAGTLAAGALLGHVDTVTLVERDRYPEQPAFRKGVPQGRHLHVFLSGGRRALEELFPGLNGELEAAGAHRLEAPRDVITKAPNGWQRRFHEGRHATTSCTRALFDATVRARVLADAEGSGTRVEVLQGTEAIGLLGGADRVTGVRVRARDAGRTGRELPADLVVDASGRGSRAPKWLAELGAPAPREEIVDAGIGYCTQMFRPAEPLDMVMVIQPRPDRPRGAAWSPVEGGNWLLTLSGVRGQHPPTEGSEVLGFVKSLNEPTLYEHLRTCEPVSPPYGFRDTSNRRRHYDTPGALPEGFLAVSDAACTFNPIYGQGMAVAALSGLALRRCLAESGLRPGFAATAQRAVARASDTAWLTAVGADRPYAADAGTTPPGAAERLRSWYFGRLADRAAIDPVVGAAFRDVTYLAAGPSRLLSPGVALRTVLLPRARGLTDPPLRVES, encoded by the coding sequence ATGGGCAAGGGCGACGCGGTGGTGGTGGGCGGAGGGCTCGCGGGCACACTGGCCGCGGGGGCGCTCCTCGGCCACGTGGACACGGTCACCCTGGTGGAGCGCGACCGCTACCCGGAGCAGCCCGCCTTCCGCAAGGGCGTGCCCCAGGGCCGTCATCTGCATGTCTTCCTCAGCGGCGGGCGGCGCGCCCTGGAAGAGCTGTTCCCCGGACTGAACGGTGAGCTGGAGGCGGCGGGCGCCCATCGCCTGGAGGCGCCGCGCGATGTGATCACCAAGGCTCCCAACGGCTGGCAGCGCCGCTTCCACGAGGGCAGACACGCCACGACGAGCTGCACCCGGGCGCTGTTCGACGCCACCGTACGGGCGCGGGTGCTGGCCGATGCCGAGGGATCCGGGACCCGGGTGGAGGTGCTCCAGGGCACCGAGGCCATCGGGCTGCTCGGCGGCGCGGACCGGGTGACCGGCGTACGGGTGCGGGCGCGCGACGCCGGGCGCACCGGCCGGGAGCTGCCCGCCGATCTGGTCGTCGACGCCTCGGGACGCGGCTCGCGCGCCCCCAAGTGGCTGGCGGAACTGGGCGCTCCGGCGCCGCGCGAGGAGATCGTCGACGCGGGGATCGGCTACTGCACCCAGATGTTCCGGCCCGCCGAGCCGCTGGACATGGTGATGGTCATCCAGCCGCGCCCGGACCGTCCGCGCGGTGCGGCATGGTCGCCGGTCGAGGGCGGCAACTGGCTGCTGACGCTCTCGGGGGTGCGCGGCCAGCATCCGCCGACCGAGGGCTCGGAGGTGCTCGGCTTCGTCAAGTCCCTGAACGAGCCGACGCTGTATGAACATCTGCGGACCTGTGAGCCGGTGTCCCCGCCGTACGGGTTCCGCGACACCTCCAACCGCCGCCGCCACTACGACACCCCGGGCGCGCTGCCCGAGGGGTTTCTCGCGGTCTCGGATGCCGCCTGCACCTTCAACCCGATCTACGGTCAGGGCATGGCGGTGGCCGCCCTCAGCGGGCTGGCCCTGCGCCGCTGCCTGGCCGAATCAGGTCTGCGGCCCGGTTTCGCGGCCACGGCACAGCGCGCCGTGGCCCGGGCGAGCGACACCGCCTGGCTGACCGCCGTCGGCGCGGACCGCCCGTACGCCGCGGACGCGGGCACCACGCCGCCCGGGGCGGCCGAGCGGCTGCGGAGCTGGTACTTCGGGCGGCTGGCGGACCGCGCCGCGATCGACCCGGTGGTGGGCGCGGCGTTCCGTGACGTCACGTATCTCGCGGCGGGTCCGTCCCGTCTGCTCTCCCCCGGGGTCGCCCTGCGGACGGTGCTGCTGCCGAGGGCCCGGGGCCTGACGGACCCGCCGCTGCGCGTGGAGAGCTGA
- a CDS encoding DeoR/GlpR family DNA-binding transcription regulator: MDAEERRREILDTARRAGVVDVGKLAADLGVSKETVRRDLRVLEQHGLVRRTHGGAYPVESAGFETTLAFRTTMHVPEKSRIATAAADLLGDAETVFVDEGFTPQLIAEALPRDRPLTVITASLTTATGLATRDNTTVLLLGGRVRGGTMATVDHWATHMLSGFVIDLAFIGANGISRQYGLTTPDPAVSEVKAQVVRVSRRKIFSGVHTKFGAVSFCRFADVSDFETIVTDTGLPLTEAHRYSLLGPQIVRV, encoded by the coding sequence GTGGACGCCGAGGAACGCCGTCGGGAGATCCTCGACACGGCTCGCCGTGCCGGCGTCGTCGATGTGGGCAAGCTCGCCGCCGACCTCGGGGTGTCCAAGGAGACGGTGCGCCGCGATCTGCGGGTCCTGGAACAGCACGGACTGGTGCGGCGCACCCATGGCGGCGCCTACCCCGTGGAGAGCGCCGGTTTCGAGACCACCCTGGCCTTCCGCACCACCATGCATGTGCCGGAGAAGTCGCGGATCGCGACCGCGGCCGCCGATCTGCTGGGCGATGCCGAGACGGTCTTCGTCGACGAGGGATTCACCCCGCAACTGATCGCGGAGGCCCTGCCCCGGGACCGGCCGCTCACCGTGATCACCGCTTCCCTCACGACCGCCACCGGCCTCGCCACCCGTGACAACACCACCGTGCTGCTCCTCGGCGGCCGGGTACGCGGCGGCACGATGGCCACCGTCGACCACTGGGCGACGCATATGCTCTCGGGCTTCGTCATCGACCTGGCGTTCATCGGCGCCAACGGCATATCCCGCCAGTACGGCCTGACCACCCCGGATCCGGCGGTCAGCGAGGTCAAGGCGCAGGTGGTGCGGGTGTCCCGGCGGAAGATCTTCTCCGGGGTGCACACCAAATTCGGAGCCGTCAGCTTCTGCCGGTTCGCCGATGTCTCGGACTTCGAAACGATCGTGACCGACACCGGTCTACCGCTGACCGAGGCACATCGCTATTCGCTGCTGGGCCCCCAGATCGTCAGGGTCTGA
- a CDS encoding carbohydrate ABC transporter permease: protein MTAVSTPVPITSVPEATRRAERRGAALGVLAWFIGILFVLPVLWMLLTSFHSEADAATNPPSLAAPLTLDGYKDFFGVGGGASPWPALLNSVGTSLFSTCLVLVLALPAAFALSIRPVRKWTDVMFFFLSTKMLPVVAGLLPVFLFARDINFLDNVWLLVILYTSMNLPIAVWMMQSFLADVPVSIIEAAQMDGARLPTILWRVVAPIAGPGIAATSLICFIFSWNEMLFAQVLTGVVAQTAPAFLTTFVTSQGLFLAKVCAASMVISLPVLAAGFAAQDKLVQGLSLGAVK, encoded by the coding sequence ATGACCGCCGTGAGCACCCCGGTGCCCATCACATCCGTTCCGGAAGCCACCCGCCGGGCCGAGCGGCGCGGTGCCGCGCTCGGCGTACTGGCCTGGTTCATCGGCATCCTCTTCGTCCTGCCCGTGCTGTGGATGCTGCTGACCTCGTTCCACTCCGAGGCCGACGCCGCCACCAACCCGCCGTCGCTGGCCGCTCCGCTGACCCTGGACGGGTACAAGGACTTCTTCGGCGTGGGCGGCGGGGCCAGCCCCTGGCCCGCGCTGCTCAACTCGGTGGGCACCTCCCTCTTCTCCACCTGCCTCGTGCTGGTGCTGGCGCTTCCGGCGGCGTTCGCGCTGTCGATCCGGCCGGTGCGCAAGTGGACGGATGTGATGTTCTTCTTCCTGTCCACCAAGATGCTGCCGGTGGTGGCCGGACTGCTGCCGGTGTTCCTGTTCGCCAGGGACATCAACTTCCTGGACAACGTCTGGTTGTTGGTGATCCTCTACACCTCGATGAACCTGCCGATCGCGGTGTGGATGATGCAGTCCTTCCTCGCCGACGTCCCGGTGTCCATCATCGAGGCCGCCCAGATGGACGGGGCGCGGCTGCCCACCATCCTGTGGCGGGTCGTCGCCCCGATCGCGGGCCCGGGCATCGCCGCCACCTCGCTGATCTGCTTCATCTTCAGCTGGAACGAGATGCTCTTCGCCCAAGTGCTCACCGGTGTGGTCGCCCAGACCGCCCCGGCGTTCCTGACCACGTTCGTCACCAGCCAGGGGCTGTTCCTGGCCAAGGTGTGCGCGGCGTCGATGGTCATTTCTCTGCCGGTGCTCGCCGCCGGTTTCGCCGCCCAGGACAAGCTGGTCCAGGGCCTTTCGCTAGGAGCAGTCAAATGA
- a CDS encoding Nramp family divalent metal transporter, which translates to MTADSVPAQVGTGGEAPSDDPYAPRSGDIKEPPRDLRGTVRRLGPGMILSAAVVGSGELITTTSLGAKAGFVLLWLVIASALVKVWVQMELARWTILTGKTALAGYSQVPPKVGRVGWINVLWILMDFAKMLQRGGMIGGAAAAFSILAPIGGAPLGRTSLTVWTVIVVASVVALMYTGRYGLVEKAGFITVVFFTLSTVALAVGLPWTDFGYGGSDLASGLTLSIPAGTLGFAVAMFGITGVGADEMTTYTYWCLEKGYARWTGPDDGTEARARRAEGWIRVMRIDALTSWVVCTLCTLSFYIIGAAILHRQKLVPEGNDMITTLSRMYTDTLGPAGKYVFLIGAIAVLYSTIIASTASVPRLWTNTLGLLGVFDWRNVKARQRVIRLLTVVLPPVWAAFYLYLQEPVLMVQAGGIAGGIFLLAVVIAVWRLRATEVDPRFRRNPVLNGALMLSSTAIGALGIYSVLDVLGFGVGS; encoded by the coding sequence CGCGCGATCTCCGCGGAACGGTGCGCCGGCTGGGCCCCGGGATGATCCTCTCCGCCGCCGTGGTCGGATCCGGTGAGCTGATCACCACCACCTCCCTGGGCGCCAAGGCGGGCTTCGTGCTGCTGTGGCTGGTCATCGCCAGCGCGCTGGTCAAGGTATGGGTGCAGATGGAGCTGGCCCGCTGGACCATTCTCACCGGCAAGACGGCCCTGGCCGGCTACAGCCAGGTCCCTCCCAAGGTGGGCCGGGTCGGCTGGATCAACGTGCTGTGGATCCTCATGGACTTCGCCAAGATGCTCCAGCGCGGAGGCATGATCGGCGGTGCCGCCGCCGCGTTCAGCATCCTCGCCCCGATCGGCGGCGCACCGCTGGGCCGCACCTCGCTCACCGTCTGGACCGTGATCGTGGTCGCCTCCGTCGTCGCGCTGATGTACACGGGCCGCTACGGGCTGGTGGAGAAGGCCGGGTTCATCACCGTCGTCTTCTTCACCCTCTCCACCGTCGCCCTCGCGGTCGGGCTGCCCTGGACCGATTTCGGCTACGGCGGCTCCGACCTGGCCTCCGGGCTGACCCTGTCCATCCCCGCCGGGACGCTCGGCTTCGCCGTCGCCATGTTCGGCATCACCGGTGTCGGCGCGGATGAGATGACCACCTACACCTACTGGTGTCTGGAGAAGGGCTACGCCCGCTGGACCGGCCCCGACGACGGCACCGAGGCCCGGGCCCGGCGCGCCGAGGGCTGGATCCGGGTGATGCGGATCGACGCGCTCACCTCATGGGTCGTCTGCACCCTGTGCACGCTCTCCTTCTACATCATCGGCGCGGCCATCCTGCACCGGCAGAAGCTGGTGCCCGAGGGCAACGACATGATCACCACGCTGTCCCGGATGTACACCGACACCCTCGGTCCCGCGGGCAAGTACGTCTTCCTCATCGGCGCCATCGCCGTCCTCTACTCCACGATCATCGCCTCCACCGCGAGCGTGCCGCGGCTGTGGACCAACACCCTCGGACTGCTCGGCGTGTTCGACTGGCGGAACGTCAAGGCCCGGCAGCGCGTCATCCGCCTGCTCACCGTCGTCCTGCCGCCCGTGTGGGCCGCCTTCTACCTCTATCTGCAGGAGCCGGTGCTGATGGTGCAGGCCGGGGGCATCGCGGGCGGGATCTTCCTGCTCGCGGTCGTGATCGCGGTCTGGCGGCTGCGCGCCACGGAGGTCGATCCGCGGTTCCGCCGCAACCCGGTGCTGAACGGCGCGCTGATGCTCAGCAGTACGGCCATCGGCGCCCTGGGAATCTATTCGGTCCTCGACGTCCTCGGGTTCGGGGTGGGGAGTTGA
- a CDS encoding phosphoglycerate dehydrogenase: MNEANEAGGATGHDVLVTTPSFGQHASGPWEVFEAAGVRARTASAAHPLTERQLIEEAEGVKALVVGLDPVTAAVLDAAPGLNVVAKHGVGTDNIDLAAAAAHGVRVVNAPGSNTTAVADMTMALLLAAVRRIVPAHASVTGGRWDRFFGPELAGRTLGIVGFGRIGQAVARRARGFDMDLIAYDPHLPAAVFAEQKVPAVTLDELIAAADVITLHLPMPSGGPLLGRAELAAMKPGSCVINTARGGLVDEGALAELLHSGHLAAAGIDVFATEPPTGNPLLTAPNAVLTPHCAAFTQQANAAMGTTVAADVVRVLRGEEPVNAVV; this comes from the coding sequence TTGAACGAGGCGAACGAGGCCGGGGGAGCCACCGGCCACGACGTCCTGGTGACCACACCCAGCTTCGGACAGCATGCGAGCGGGCCCTGGGAGGTGTTCGAGGCCGCCGGGGTGCGGGCGCGCACCGCGAGCGCGGCGCATCCGCTCACCGAGCGGCAGTTGATCGAGGAGGCCGAGGGCGTCAAGGCGCTGGTCGTCGGGCTCGACCCGGTGACGGCGGCCGTCCTGGACGCGGCACCGGGGCTTAACGTCGTCGCCAAACACGGCGTCGGCACCGACAACATCGACCTGGCCGCGGCCGCCGCCCACGGTGTCCGCGTGGTCAACGCCCCCGGGAGCAACACCACCGCGGTCGCCGATATGACGATGGCCCTGCTGCTGGCCGCCGTACGGCGGATCGTGCCCGCGCACGCCTCGGTCACCGGCGGCCGCTGGGACCGCTTCTTCGGGCCCGAACTGGCCGGACGCACCCTCGGCATCGTCGGCTTCGGCCGCATCGGACAGGCGGTCGCCCGCCGCGCCCGGGGCTTCGACATGGACCTCATCGCCTACGATCCCCACCTTCCCGCCGCCGTCTTCGCCGAGCAGAAAGTGCCGGCCGTGACCCTCGACGAGCTGATCGCGGCCGCCGATGTGATCACCCTGCATCTGCCGATGCCGTCCGGCGGACCGCTGCTCGGCCGCGCCGAACTGGCGGCCATGAAGCCGGGATCCTGCGTCATCAATACGGCGCGCGGCGGGCTGGTCGACGAGGGCGCCCTGGCCGAGCTGCTGCACAGCGGGCATCTCGCCGCGGCCGGTATCGACGTGTTCGCCACCGAGCCCCCCACCGGGAATCCACTGCTCACCGCCCCCAACGCGGTGCTGACCCCGCACTGCGCCGCGTTCACCCAGCAGGCCAACGCCGCGATGGGCACCACCGTGGCCGCCGATGTGGTGCGCGTCCTGCGCGGGGAGGAACCGGTGAACGCCGTGGTGTGA
- a CDS encoding HpcH/HpaI aldolase family protein, with product MNTSPADFAARLRARQRIIGYWVVLDNPVGTERLAGLGYDYICVDAQHGLLDYKGTLGAMTAIDARGTAAGMVRVPANDGFWIGQALDAGARGVIVPLVNTAEEAAAAVAACRYPPLGVRSYGPMRSGLRVGPAPAEANQQVACIVMIETAQALANTAEICATDGLDGVYIGPSDLTIALGGRTSTDTSVAEKFEAALAKVAEEARTAGIAAGIHCPDGATAAGRLAQGFTFATVSSDLVHLEQAAAAHLRDATA from the coding sequence ATGAACACTTCCCCCGCCGACTTCGCCGCCCGGCTGCGCGCCCGCCAGCGGATCATCGGCTACTGGGTCGTCCTCGACAACCCCGTGGGCACCGAGCGCCTGGCCGGGCTCGGCTACGACTACATCTGCGTCGACGCCCAGCATGGCCTCCTCGACTACAAGGGCACCCTCGGCGCGATGACCGCCATCGACGCCCGCGGCACCGCCGCCGGTATGGTGCGCGTCCCGGCCAACGACGGCTTCTGGATCGGCCAGGCCCTGGACGCAGGGGCCCGCGGGGTCATCGTCCCGCTGGTCAACACCGCCGAGGAGGCCGCCGCCGCGGTTGCCGCCTGCCGCTACCCCCCGCTCGGGGTGCGCTCCTACGGCCCGATGCGCTCGGGCCTGCGCGTGGGCCCCGCCCCGGCCGAGGCCAATCAGCAGGTCGCCTGCATCGTGATGATCGAGACGGCTCAGGCACTGGCCAACACCGCGGAGATCTGTGCCACGGACGGGCTCGACGGCGTCTACATCGGCCCCTCCGACCTCACCATCGCACTCGGCGGCCGGACCTCGACCGATACCTCGGTGGCGGAGAAGTTCGAGGCGGCGCTGGCGAAGGTCGCCGAGGAGGCACGGACCGCGGGCATCGCCGCCGGAATCCACTGCCCGGACGGGGCGACGGCGGCGGGGCGCCTGGCCCAGGGCTTCACCTTCGCCACCGTCAGCAGCGACCTGGTCCACCTGGAGCAGGCGGCGGCGGCACATTTGCGCGACGCGACCGCCTGA
- a CDS encoding ABC transporter substrate-binding protein, translated as MPVLTLRAARIPVVALTAGALLTGCAGMGGGSSGDKTIRVLMVNNPQMADLQKLTKKYFTKETGITVKFTMMPENEVRDKISQDFANQARQYDVATISNFEVPFYAKNGWLMPLDGYAAKDKAFDQKDVLPSMRQSLTAEDGKLYAEPFYGESSFLMYRKDVLAEKHLKMPERPTWQQVADIASKVDGARKGMNGVCLRGLPGWGELMAPLTTVVNTFGGTWFTKDWKAQLDSPEFTKATKFYVDLVRKHGEAGAAQSGFAECLNNLTQGKSAMWYDATSAAGSLEAAKSPVKGKIGYVQAPVEKTDSSGWLYTWAWGVQKATRHPDNAWKFISWASSKKYEDLVGKNFGYANVPAGKRSSTYSNPDYRDTAGSFSEETRKAILSAKPRDPGVQPRPTIGIQFVDIPEFADLGTKVAQEISAAIAGKQSVESALKKSQQLAEKVGEEYR; from the coding sequence ATGCCAGTCCTGACTCTTCGTGCTGCCCGGATACCGGTGGTGGCCCTGACCGCGGGCGCGCTCCTGACCGGTTGCGCCGGTATGGGGGGCGGCAGCTCAGGCGACAAGACCATCCGCGTTCTGATGGTGAACAACCCGCAGATGGCGGACTTGCAGAAGCTCACCAAGAAGTATTTCACCAAGGAAACGGGCATCACGGTCAAATTCACGATGATGCCCGAGAACGAGGTCCGCGACAAGATCAGCCAGGACTTCGCCAATCAGGCGCGCCAGTACGACGTGGCCACCATCAGTAATTTCGAGGTGCCCTTCTACGCGAAGAACGGCTGGCTGATGCCGCTGGACGGCTACGCCGCCAAGGACAAGGCATTCGACCAGAAGGACGTCCTCCCCTCGATGCGGCAGTCGCTCACCGCCGAGGACGGCAAGCTCTACGCCGAGCCCTTCTACGGTGAGTCGTCGTTCCTGATGTACCGCAAGGACGTCCTCGCCGAGAAGCATCTGAAGATGCCCGAGCGGCCCACCTGGCAGCAGGTCGCGGACATCGCGTCCAAGGTCGACGGCGCCCGCAAGGGGATGAACGGCGTCTGCCTGCGCGGACTGCCCGGCTGGGGTGAGCTGATGGCCCCGCTGACCACGGTGGTCAACACCTTCGGCGGCACCTGGTTCACCAAGGACTGGAAGGCGCAACTGGACTCGCCCGAGTTCACCAAGGCGACCAAGTTCTATGTCGACCTCGTGCGCAAGCACGGTGAGGCCGGTGCGGCCCAGTCGGGCTTCGCCGAGTGCCTGAACAACCTCACCCAGGGCAAGAGCGCCATGTGGTACGACGCCACCTCGGCCGCCGGGTCGCTGGAGGCCGCCAAGTCCCCGGTCAAGGGCAAGATCGGCTATGTCCAGGCGCCGGTGGAGAAGACCGACAGCTCGGGCTGGCTCTACACCTGGGCCTGGGGCGTCCAGAAGGCGACGCGCCACCCGGACAACGCGTGGAAGTTCATCTCCTGGGCATCCAGCAAGAAGTACGAGGACTTGGTCGGCAAGAACTTCGGCTATGCCAACGTACCCGCGGGCAAGCGGTCGTCCACTTATTCCAATCCGGACTACCGCGACACCGCCGGCTCCTTCTCCGAGGAGACCCGCAAGGCGATCCTCAGCGCCAAGCCGCGTGATCCGGGAGTGCAGCCCCGGCCGACCATCGGCATCCAGTTCGTCGACATCCCCGAATTCGCCGATCTGGGCACCAAGGTCGCCCAGGAGATCAGCGCCGCCATCGCCGGAAAGCAATCGGTCGAGTCGGCATTGAAGAAGTCGCAGCAGCTGGCCGAGAAGGTCGGCGAGGAGTACCGATGA
- a CDS encoding zinc-dependent alcohol dehydrogenase family protein: MRAAVIEAPGKVTVATVADPTPGPREVVVDVAACGLCGTDLHILQGEFAPTLPIVPGHEFAGVVVGIGSGVTELEVGARVAVDPSLHCHECRYCRIGRGNLCDNWNAIGVSVAGGAAEFAVAPVANCVKLPEHVDVADAALIEPLSCAVRGYDVLNGNLGAEVLIYGSGTMGLMMLELAKRTGAASVDMLDVNSERLATAGTLGCTRSAASADELEQPRGWDVVIDATGNQAAIQDGLGRVAKAGTFLQFGVADYATRATIEPYKIYNQEITITGSMAVLHSYERAAGLFATGVLDPKIFISHRLPLEEYPQALDQFKAGQGRKIVVVP, encoded by the coding sequence ATGAGGGCCGCTGTCATCGAAGCCCCCGGCAAGGTCACCGTCGCCACCGTCGCGGACCCCACCCCGGGCCCCCGTGAGGTCGTGGTGGACGTGGCGGCCTGCGGGCTGTGCGGCACCGATCTGCACATTCTGCAGGGGGAGTTCGCGCCCACGCTGCCGATCGTGCCCGGGCACGAGTTCGCCGGTGTGGTCGTGGGCATCGGCAGCGGTGTCACCGAGCTGGAGGTGGGCGCCCGGGTCGCGGTCGACCCCTCCCTGCACTGCCACGAGTGCCGTTACTGCCGGATCGGCCGGGGCAATCTGTGCGACAACTGGAACGCGATCGGGGTCAGCGTCGCCGGCGGGGCCGCCGAGTTCGCGGTGGCCCCGGTGGCCAACTGCGTCAAGCTGCCCGAGCATGTGGACGTGGCCGACGCGGCCCTGATCGAGCCGCTGTCCTGCGCGGTGCGCGGCTATGACGTGCTCAACGGCAACCTGGGCGCCGAGGTGCTCATCTACGGCTCCGGCACCATGGGGCTGATGATGCTGGAGCTGGCCAAGCGGACCGGCGCCGCCAGCGTGGACATGCTCGACGTCAACTCCGAGCGGCTGGCCACCGCCGGCACCCTCGGCTGCACCCGGTCCGCCGCCTCGGCGGACGAGCTGGAGCAGCCGCGCGGCTGGGACGTGGTCATCGACGCCACCGGCAACCAGGCCGCCATTCAGGACGGCCTGGGCCGGGTGGCCAAGGCCGGAACGTTCCTGCAGTTCGGTGTCGCCGACTACGCGACGCGGGCCACCATCGAGCCGTACAAGATCTACAACCAGGAGATCACCATCACCGGCTCCATGGCCGTGCTGCACAGCTATGAGCGTGCCGCCGGGCTGTTCGCGACCGGCGTGCTGGACCCGAAGATCTTCATCAGCCACCGGCTGCCGCTGGAGGAGTACCCCCAGGCACTCGACCAGTTCAAGGCAGGACAGGGCCGGAAGATCGTGGTCGTCCCGTAA
- a CDS encoding carbohydrate ABC transporter permease, giving the protein MSNPTTAVSVSGERPPTAAPTSARRPVAQRNRAREWATRAPLLPALIFLIVVTQLPFVATLVISLFDWNSFRPDRRAFAGLDNYKTVLSDQALRDSIVTTVLLTASVVIVSVVLGLLLALLLDRKFRGRGLVRTMLIAPFLLVPVASALLWKHALYNPEYGLFNGVLNWLGGPQPEWLTDTPLIAVEASLIWQWTPFMMLILLAGLQSRPLDMIEAARLDGAGAWQIFRFLTLPHLRRYLELGTLLGSIYIVQNFDAVFTMTRGGLDTANLPYTIYETFYNAHEYGLASAAGVVVVIGTIIIATFALRVVSSLFREEASRA; this is encoded by the coding sequence ATGAGTAATCCGACGACGGCAGTATCCGTGAGCGGCGAGCGGCCACCGACCGCGGCGCCCACCTCCGCACGGCGCCCCGTGGCGCAGCGGAACCGGGCCCGGGAGTGGGCCACCCGGGCGCCGCTGCTGCCCGCACTGATCTTTCTGATCGTGGTCACCCAGCTTCCGTTCGTGGCCACGCTGGTGATCTCGCTCTTCGACTGGAACTCGTTCCGGCCCGACCGCCGCGCCTTCGCGGGGCTGGACAACTACAAGACGGTGCTCAGCGACCAGGCGCTGCGCGACTCCATCGTCACCACCGTGCTGCTGACCGCCTCCGTGGTGATCGTCAGCGTGGTGCTGGGGCTGCTGCTGGCGCTGCTGCTGGACCGCAAGTTCCGCGGCCGGGGCCTGGTCCGCACCATGCTCATCGCGCCGTTCCTGCTGGTGCCGGTGGCCTCGGCGCTGCTCTGGAAGCACGCGCTGTACAACCCCGAGTACGGGCTGTTCAACGGCGTGCTCAACTGGCTGGGCGGGCCCCAGCCGGAGTGGCTCACCGATACGCCGCTGATCGCGGTGGAGGCGTCGCTGATCTGGCAGTGGACGCCGTTCATGATGCTCATCCTGCTGGCCGGGCTGCAGAGCCGCCCGCTGGACATGATCGAGGCGGCCCGGCTGGACGGGGCGGGGGCCTGGCAGATCTTCCGCTTCCTGACGCTGCCGCATCTGCGCCGCTATCTGGAGCTCGGCACCCTGCTGGGGTCCATCTACATCGTGCAGAACTTCGACGCCGTCTTCACCATGACCCGCGGTGGCCTGGACACCGCCAACCTGCCGTACACCATTTACGAAACCTTCTACAACGCCCACGAGTACGGGCTGGCATCGGCCGCGGGGGTCGTGGTGGTGATCGGCACGATCATCATCGCCACCTTCGCGCTGCGCGTGGTGTCGTCCCTCTTCCGTGAGGAGGCGTCCCGCGCATGA